A window from Pichia kudriavzevii chromosome 5, complete sequence encodes these proteins:
- a CDS encoding uncharacterized protein (PKUD0E00150; similar to Saccharomyces cerevisiae YOR116C (RPO31); ancestral locus Anc_5.426) has product MKQTVVDVAPKCITGLEFGALSDAEIVAQSETEVFTRNLYDLEHGRKPVANGALDTHLGVSTNTGECQTCHGNLATCHGHFGHIKLALPVFHVGYFKATIQVLQTICKSCSAVLLEDAMKEKFLADLKRPGLDNLRRMRILKKIQDQAKKQRRCLKCGAVNGVVKKAAAGGGPAALKILHDTFRWIGKKGAPEKEDWDDDFDKLFDENPELEKFGKRCFDDLNPLKVLNLFKQIEPADCELLGMDPARGGRPEMYIWRYLPAPPVCIRPSVIMADASNEDDLTVKLTEIVWTSSMIRAGIQKGISINSLMEQWDYLQLAVGVYINSDIATPSMLQNGGTKAAKPIRGFCQRLKGKQGRFRGNLSGKRVDFSGRTVISPDPNLRIDEVAVPELVAKVLTYPEKCTRYNRKKLQKLIINGPEKHPGANYLQKQDEELKRNLRYGDRHKLAKNLNIGDVVERHIEDGDIVLFNRQPSLHRLSILSHFAKIRPWRTFRLNECVCTPYNADFDGDEMNLHVPQTEEARAEAMNLMGVKNNLLTPKSGEPIIAATQDFITGSYLISKKDSFFDKATLTQMLASMSDGALDFDLPPPAIFKPVYLWTGKQIFSLLIKPNRKSNVVINLDAKCKTFVAPDKGYPNEMSPNDGFVIIRNSQILSGVMDKSLLGDGKKHSVFYTILRDYGAVEAATAMNRMAKMCARFMGNRGFSIGISDVTPKDDLKAKKEQLVEIAYAKCDELIELFKTGKLETQPGCDEEQTLEAKIGGLLSKVREEVGEVCIRELEKSNAPLIMATCGSKGSTLNVSQMVAVVGQQIISGNRVPDGFQDRSLPHFLKNSKTPQSKGFVRNSFFSGLNPPEFLFHAISGREGLVDTAVKTAETGYMSRRLMKSLEDFSASYDDTVRNSSNGVVQFIYGGDGLDPLDMEGDGVPVNFNRTWTHSYFVSLDHQDKSLKPYDVRNLIKSILGPMKEALIRVDNVGNIVSKEDFDKIEYVDIYDAERDFYDSISNFIEGKLKLLCQYRVSRGLPACNEESEDYEMTPDSLSKETSVDQVMKITEKMIKQFLDLCCTKYRKARVEPGTAVGAIGAHSIGEPGTQMTLKTFHFAGVASMNVTLGVPRIKEIINASKVISTPIINAVLVNDRDERAARVVKGRVEKTLLEDVSMYIEDVYKENQAFLQVKIDLKTIDKLQLELNIEQIANAIVLSKLKIARGDVSIIGKNKIQVLVNDAGDFKPTGRSSASKEIAMLAYKDADERERLEKNALFFKMQHLKRLLTKVVVKGLPDIARAVINVNDDDTKGLLIEGYGLKDVMATDGIIPTKTKTNHILEIYQVLGIEAARSSIINEIDYTMGSHGMAVDHRHIQLLGDVMTFKGEVLGITRFGLAKMRDSVLQLASFEKTTDHLFDAAFYMKTDEVEGVSERIILGQTMGIGTGAFKLASKEDGTPVTTKTKETLFDSLCRGIVPKSLQVA; this is encoded by the coding sequence ATGAAGCAGACGGTAGTTGATGTGGCGCCTAAGTGCATTACAGGCCTTGAATTTGGGGCGTTATCAGATGCTGAAATCGTTGCTCAATCAGAGACGGAAGTTTTCACAAGAAACTTGTACGATTTAGAGCATGGCAGAAAACCTGTTGCAAATGGAGCCCTAGACACACATCTGGGTGTTTCTACAAACACGGGGGAATGTCAAACATGCCATGGAAATCTAGCTACATGTCACGGACATTTTGGTCATATCAAATTAGCGTTACCTGTTTTCCATGTGGGTTACTTCAAGGCCACCATTCAAGTTTTACAGACCATTTGTAAGTCGTGTTCTGCCGTATTGCTAGAAGATGCCatgaaagagaaatttTTGGCAGATTTGAAACGTCCAGGATTGGACAATTTGAGAAGAATGagaatattgaagaaaatccaAGATCAGGCAAAGAAGCAAAGAAGATGTTTGAAATGTGGTGCAGTTAACGGTGTCGTTAAGAAGGCAGCTGCCGGAGGTGGACCTGCGGCACTTAAGATTCTACACGATACTTTTAGATGGATTGGTAAGAAAGGTGCCCCAGAGAAAGAAGACTgggatgatgattttgacaAATTGTTTGACGAGAATCCGGAATTGGAAAAGTTCGGCAAGAGATGTTTTGATGACCTGAATCCGCTgaaggttttgaatttgttcaaGCAGATTGAGCCTGCTGACTGTGAGCTGTTGGGCATGGATCCGGCCAGGGGCGGTAGACCAGAGATGTACATTTGGCGATATTTGCCTGCCCCACCTGTGTGTATCAGACCGTCTGTTATTATGGCAGATGCTtctaatgaagatgacTTGACTGTGAAATTGACCGAAATTGTTTGGACGTCGTCTATGATTAGAGCAGGTATTCAAAAGGGGATCTCGATCAATTCCTTGATGGAACAGTGGGATTATTTACAATTAGCCGTGGGTGTTTATATCAATTCTGATATTGCAACTCCCTCTATGCTGCAAAATGGGGGTACTAAAGCTGCCAAGCCTATCAGAGGTTTTTGCCAGAGACTAAAGGGTAAGCAAGGTAGATTCAGAGGTAATTTATCTGGTAAAAGAGTTGACTTTTCGGGTAGAACAGTCATTTCGCCCGATCCAAATTTGAGGATCGATGAAGTTGCCGTTCCGGAATTAGTTGCTAAAGTTTTAACTTATCCTGAAAAGTGTACTAGatataatagaaaaaagttacaaaaattgattatCAATGGTCCTGAAAAGCATCCTGGTGCAAACTATCTACAAAAGCAAGATGAGGagttgaaaagaaatttgaGATATGGTGACCGTCACAAACTGGCGAAGAACTTAAATATCGGTGATGTTGTCGAAAGACATATAGAGGATGGAGACATTGTGTTATTCAATAGACAGCCTTCATTGCATAGGTTGTCGATTCTGTCACACTTTGCGAAAATCAGACCATGGAGAACCTTCAGATTGAATGAATGTGTCTGTACCCCGTATAATGCCGATTTCGACGGTGATGAAATGAACTTGCATGTGCCCCAAACGGAAGAAGCTAGAGCCGAGGCTATGAACCTTATGGGTGTTAAGAATAACCTATTAACTCCTAAGTCAGGTGAACCTATCATTGCTGCTACTCAAGATTTCATCACTGGTTCCTATCTCATCTCCAAGAAAGATTCCTTTTTTGACAAAGCTACTTTGACACAGATGTTGGCATCGATGTCTGATGGAGCTTTGGATTTTGATCTTCCACCACCGGCGATTTTCAAGCCCGTTTACTTATGGACAGGTAAACAGATCTTCTCACTTCTAATCAAACCAAACAGAAAATCCAATGTAGTTATCAATCTTGATGCCAAGTGTAAGACTTTTGTTGCTCCAGATAAAGGCTATCCAAATGAAATGTCTCCTAACGATGGTTTTGTTATCATAAGAAACTCACAAATTCTGTCTGGTGTTATGGATAAATCCTTGTTGGGTGATGGTAAGAAACACTCTGTTTTTTATACGATCCTAAGAGATTACGGTGCCGTTGAAGCTGCTACTGCTATGAATCGAATGGCTAAGATGTGTGCTAGGTTTATGGGTAACAGAGGTTTTTCTATTGGTATCAGCGATGTTACTCCTAAGGATGATTTGAAAGCCAAGAAGGAACAACTAGTTGAAATTGCGTATGCGAAATGtgatgaattgattgaacTGTTCAAGACTGGAAAGTTAGAGACACAACCCGGTTGTGATGAAGAACAAACTTTGGAGGCCAAGATTGGTGGTTTACTATCCAAGGTTAGAGAAGAAGTCGGTGAAGTTTGTATTAGGGAATTAGAAAAATCCAATGCCCCATTAATTATGGCGACTTGTGGGTCCAAGGGTTCTACATTGAACGTTTCCCAGATGGTGGCTGTCGTCGGTCAGCAAATTATTTCCGGTAACAGAGTTCCAGATGGCTTCCAAGATAGATCACTTCCGCATTTCTTGAAGAACTCCAAGACTCCACAATCTAAGGGTTTCGTTAGaaattctttcttctctgGCTTGAACCCACCTGAATTCTTGTTCCACGCAATTTCTGGTAGAGAAGGTTTGGTTGATACTGCCGTCAAAACTGCAGAAACAGGTTATATGTCACGTAGATTGATGAAGTCGTTGGAAGATTTCTCTGCAAGTTATGATGACACCGTCAGAAACTCCAGCAATGGTGTTGTTCAGTTTATTTACGGAGGTGACGGTTTGGATCCACTGGATATGGAAGGTGACGGTGTTCCTGTTAACTTCAATAGAACCTGGACTCATtcttattttgtttctcttgatCACCAAGATAAATCTCTGAAACCATACGATGTTAGAAACCTTATCAAGTCTATTTTAGGCCCAATGAAGGAAGCTTTGATCAGAGTTGATAATGTTGGTAatattgtttcaaaagaagattTCGACAAAATAGAATATGTGGATATATATGATGCTGAAAGAGATTTCTACGACTCCATCTCCAATTTCATTGAAGGTAAGCTAAAATTGCTATGTCAATACAGAGTCTCAAGAGGTTTGCCTGCATGTAACGAGGAATCTGAAGATTACGAAATGACCCCAGACAGCCTGAGCAAGGAAACCTCTGTTGATCAAGTCATGAAGATCACAGAGAAGATGATCAAGCAGTTTTTGGATCTATGTTGTACCAAATACAGAAAGGCTCGGGTTGAACCAGGTACAGCTGTTGGAGCCATTGGGGCCCACTCTATCGGTGAGCCTGGTACCCAAATGACTTTGAAAACTTTCCATTTTGCCGGTGTTGCTTCGATGAATGTTACGTTGGGTGTGCCTCGTATTAAGGAAATTATCAATGCTTCTAAGGTTATCTCTACTCCAATTATCAATGCTGTACTTGTCAATGACAGAGATGAAAGAGCTGCTAGAGTTGTGAAGGGTCGTGTGGAGAAGACATTACTTGAGGATGTTTCTATGTATATCGAAGATGTTTACAAGGAAAATCAGGCCTTCCTCCAGGTCAAGatagatttgaaaacaattgaCAAGCTACAATTGGAGCtaaatattgaacaaattgcTAATGCTATAGTGCTCTCTAAACTCAAAATAGCAAGAGGTGATGTTTCTATCATcggaaaaaacaaaatccAAGTTCTTGTGAACGATGCTGGTGATTTCAAGCCTACTGGTAGATCTTCTGCTTCTAAAGAAATTGCTATGCTAGCATATAAGGATGCTGATGAAAGGGAAAGATTGGAAAAGAATGCGTTGTTCTTCAAGATGCAACACCTGAAACGTTTGTTAACAAAGGTTGTTGTCAAGGGTCTCCCAGATATTGCAAGGGCTGTTATTAATGTTAATGATGACGACACCAAGGGTCTCTTGATTGAAGGTTATGGATTAAAAGATGTTATGGCTACAGACGGTATCATTCCAACAAAGACCAAGACCAACCATATCTTGGAAATCTATCAAGTTTTAGGTATTGAAGCTGCTAGATCTTCTATtatcaatgaaattgattataCCATGGGTTCGCATGGTATGGCGGTTGATCACCGTCATATTCAACTATTAGGTGATGTGATGACCTTCAAAGGTGAGGTTTTGGGTATTACCAGATTTGGATTAGCCAAGATGAGGGATTCTGTTTTACAATTGGCATCCTTTGAAAAAACCACAGACCATCTATTCGACGCAGCTTTCTATATGAAGACCGATGAGGTGGAAGGTGTTTCCGAAAGAATTATTCTTGGACAAACCATGGGTATAGGTACTGGTGCATTCAAACTTGCCTCTAAGGAAGATGGTACACCGGTAACCACAAAGACTAAGGAAACGTTGTTTGACAGTTTGTGTAGGGGAATTGTTCCAAAATCTTTACAGGTTGCTTAA
- a CDS encoding uncharacterized protein (PKUD0E00180; similar to Saccharomyces cerevisiae YOR117W (RPT5); ancestral locus Anc_5.428), whose product MATLEDLENNPDLQIDDEILNSSTTDIKNRTKLLDNEIRIFKSEYLRLQHDKTVSMQKIKDNKEKIKNNKQLPYLVGNVVELLDLDAEENATNEGANVDLDSTRVGKSAVIKTSTRQTVFLPLIGLVEPEKLKPGDLIGVNKDSYLILDTLPSEYDSRVKAMEVDEKPTESYADIGGLDKQVEELVEAVVLPMQQAEKFKNLGIKPPKGALMYGPPGTGKTLLARACAAQSNATFLKLAAPQLVQMFIGDGAKLVRDAFELAKEKAPTIIFIDELDAIGTKRFDSDKSGDREVQRTMLELLNQLDGFGSDDRVKVLAATNRVDVLDPALLRSGRLDRKIEFPLPAEESRAQILQIHARKMTVDSSVNWKELARSTDEFNGAQLKAVTVEAGMIALRNGQSVVKHEDFVEGIGEVQARKTKSVSFYA is encoded by the coding sequence ATGGCCACATTAGAAGATCTAGAGAACAATCCGGATTTACAGATCGATGACGAGATTTTGAATTCCTCAACTACGGACATCAAAAATAGAACAAAGTTGCTAGATAACGAGATTAGGATATTCAAATCAGAGTATCTAAGGCTACAGCATGATAAGACTGTGAGTATGCAGAAGATCAAGGAcaacaaggagaaaatcaagaacaacaagCAATTGCCGTATTTGGTGGGCAATGTTGTAGAGTTGCTTGATTTGGATGCCGAGGAAAACGCCACCAATGAAGGTGCCAATGTTGACCTTGATTCCACCAGAGTGGGCAAGTCTGCTGTTATCAAGACTTCCACGAGACAGACGGTGTTTTTACCTTTGATTGGGTTGGTTGAACCTGAGAAGCTTAAACCGGGGGACTTGATTGGTGTCAACAAGGACTCCTACTTGATTCTTGACACGCTACCTTCCGAATACGATTCGAGAGTGAAGGCCATGGAGGTTGACGAAAAGCCTACCGAGTCATATGCCGATATTGGTGGGCTTGATAAGCAGGTGGAAGAATTGGTGGAAGCAGTGGTGTTACCAATGCAACAAgctgaaaaattcaaaaatttggGTATTAAGCCTCCAAAGGGTGCCTTAATGTATGGGCCTCCTGGTACTGGTAAGACTTTATTAGCAAGAGCATGTGCTGCACAATCAAATGCTACTTTCTTAAAATTGGCGGCTCCTCAATTGGTGCAGATGTTTATTGGTGATGGTGCAAAGTTGGTTCGTGATGCTTTTGAATTGGCAAAGGAAAAAGCTCCAACCAttatatttattgatgaattggatGCAATTGGTACCAAGAGATTTGATTCGGATAAATCTGGTGATAGAGAAGTGCAAAGAACAATGTTGGAGTTGTTGAACCAATTGGACGGGTTTGGATCGGATGATAGAGTTAAAGTTTTGGCGGCAACAAACAGAGTCGATGTTCTAGATCCTGCTCTATTAAGATCGGGTAGATTGGATAGGAAAATTGAATTCCCATTGCCTGCTGAAGAGTCTCGAGCTCAAATTTTACAAATCCATGCAAGGAAAATGACGGTTGATTCCAGTGTGAATTGGAAAGAACTTGCTAGATCTACAGACGAATTCAATGGTGCACAATTGAAGGCCGTTACAGTTGAAGCGGGTATGATTGCTTTAAGGAATGGACAGTCTGTCGTAAAGCATGAGGATTTTGTAGAAGGTATTGGCGAAGTCCAAGCTAGAAAGACAAAGTCGGTCTCATTTTATGCTTGA
- a CDS encoding uncharacterized protein (PKUD0E00160; similar to Saccharomyces cerevisiae YDR361C (BCP1); ancestral locus Anc_5.418), translated as MAKRTKEELDSQDSDIDVSSSEDEELQEEGIDEGDEMVNIDFDFFNLNPDIDFHATKNFLRQLFQDDSILFPLSELADLILEEGHIGTTIKTDGIEGDPFSILSVINISNNLKTKAIQEITKYYIEKTKKSTEFNILLRQLFSPSSKHKIGLIFSERLINMPVETMPPMYTILLEEMEESRKKDSEYEFDYYLIPSRVVKLVSSVADKELEDEDETTSRKKVKKSSGLPSEFDYIHYEDEILEKNALHYGYFDFTHKNVEPDARRVFNDYGIEPKINLILINKNALQTAVTQMKEAYPYEG; from the coding sequence ATGGCCAAAAGAACAAAGGAAGAGTTGGACAGTCAAGATTCAGATATTGATGTTTCGTCtagtgaagatgaagagcttcaagaagaaggcATTGATGAGGGTGATGAGATGGtcaatattgattttgatttcttcaacctcaATCCAGACATTGACTTCCATGCAACCAAGAACTTTCTCAGACAGCTTTTCCAAGACGATTCTATTCTCTTCCCATTGTCCGAGCTGGCAGACCTGATACTCGAGGAGGGACACATTGGTACGACTATTAAAACCGATGGTATAGAAGGCGATCCATTTTCCATTCTTAGTGTGATAAACATTTCcaataatttgaaaaccaaGGCGATCCAAGAAATTACAAAGTACTATATcgaaaagacaaagaaatCCACAGAGTTCAACATTCTCCTAAGGCAGCTCTTTTCCCCTTCTTCGAAGCATAAGATTGGCTTGATTTTCTCCGAAAGATTGATTAATATGCCTGTCGAAACCATGCCGCCAATGTACACAATCCTCCTCGAAGAAATGGAGGAATCTCGAAAGAAGGATTCAGAGTACGAGTTTGACTACTATTTGATTCCCTCAAGGGTGGTCAAACTTGTCTCTTCGGTTGCAGACAAGGAACTtgaagacgaagatgaAACCACATCTCGTAAGAAGGTCAAGAAGAGCAGCGGCTTGCCCTCTGAATTCGACTATATCCACTACGAGGATGAAATACTAGAGAAAAATGCTCTACACTACGGCTACTTTGACTTCACACACAAAAATGTCGAGCCAGATGCAAGAAGGGTCTTCAACGATTATGGTATCGAGCCCAAGATCAACCTCATTCTAATCAATAAAAACGCGTTGCAGACTGCGGTTACCCAGATGAAGGAGGCATACCCTTACGAAGGCTGA
- a CDS encoding uncharacterized protein (PKUD0E00170; similar to Saccharomyces cerevisiae YDR364C (CDC40); ancestral locus Anc_5.429), with protein sequence MKNLALNQVFFFFLFLILTSRPRQILFFLNNRSFLPFHFPSASEALESCKLMSLELGYTSESDCEHENENEVIKENKEVTQPSVITLATPKVKSLSGTFQEEVISTRKFELNRRKFFNGTGIGGIDGRKRKLSNDVDLATSKDKLPESKRKAKGDVSVLEGQDKFVGSWGTDESSENESEGDCTAKLESENMNLALPEETPEQFTEFTESSTFYGGIPNKSSIFDLPQDYQIRFATTVPGQKEYYVPKKVASSFKAHKSTVTSLQFFPNMGHLILSSGSDGIIKLWSTTKQKLIRDYVAHAKAVKYVSFSEDGHYFISCSYDKTIKIWETETGNMRYKHKVKSNPNMCTFVPGKEHEFMAALDNCTVVHVNWHTGELVQLYEHHERPVLWIEFINNGTQFVTSSDDRTLKIWDLQINMPIKYIADPRQHAMPVVKAHPTFPFFVGQSMDNQVLVYSTRQKDKFKKNNNKSFKGHNTAGYSIRLGFTPDGKTLMSGDSTGYCYFWDWKTCKLVKKIKVANNVLTNIDVHPLETSMVVLAGYDGDIYILN encoded by the coding sequence atgaaaaatttagCTTTgaatcaagtttttttttttttcctctttcttATTTTGACAAGCCGCCCAAGACAGATcttattcttcttgaatAATCGTTCTTTCCTACCCTTTCATTTCCCGTCAGCAAGCGAAGCCTTAGAGAGTTGTAAGTTGATGAGTTTAGAACTTGGTTATACTTCAGAAAGTGATTGtgaacatgaaaatgaaaatgaagtcATTAAAGAGAACAAAGAAGTAACACAGCCTTCTGTAATTACACTAGCTACACCTAAAGTGAAATCGTTGTCGGGAACATTCCAAGAGGAGGTAATCAGCACACGAAAATTTGAGCTTAATAGAAGgaagtttttcaatggtACCGGAATTGGGGGGATTGATggaaggaaaaggaaattatCCAACGATGTTGATCTTGCAACGTCTAAGGATAAACTGCCtgaatcaaaaagaaaggcAAAAGGAGACGTTTCAGTCTTGGAAGGTCAAGACAAATTCGTTGGTTCATGGGGTACTGATGAGTCTTCCGAAAATGAAAGTGAAGGTGATTGTACAGCTAAACttgaaagtgaaaataTGAATCTGGCGTTACCAGAAGAAACACCAGAACAATTCACGGAGTTTACGGAGTCATCAACCTTTTATGGAGGTATACCTAACAAATCCAGTATCTTTGATTTGCCGCAAGATTATCAAATACGATTTGCAACTACAGTGCCCGGCCAAAAGGAGTACTATGTTCCCAAGAAAGTTGCAAGTTCATTTAAAGCACACAAGTCTACAGTCACATCACTTCAATTTTTCCCAAATATGGGACATTTGATACTATCATCGGGGAGCGATGGAATAATCAAGCTTTGGTCAACTACAAAGCAGAAACTCATAAGAGATTATGTGGCACATGCCAAAGCTGTCAAATATGTGAGCTTTTCGGAGGATGGCcattattttatttcatgTTCCTACGATAAGACCATTAAAATTTGGGAGACAGAGACGGGTAATATGAGATACAAGCACAAAGTGAAATCGAATCCGAATATGTGCACCTTTGTTCCCGGTAAGGAACACGAGTTTATGGCTGCACTGGATAATTGTACTGTGGTACACGTTAATTGGCATACGGGGGAGCTTGTTCAACTTTACGAACACCATGAACGTCCAGTCCTGTGGATcgaatttatcaacaatggCACACAGTTTGTGACTTCATCCGATGACAGGACACTTAAAATATGGGATCTACAGATTAACATGCCGATAAAGTATATTGCCGACCCTAGACAACACGCCATGCCTGTAGTAAAGGCGCATCCAACCTTCCCATTCTTTGTGGGTCAAAGTATGGATAACCAGGTTCTTGTTTACAGTACTCGGCAAAAGGACAAgttcaaaaaaaacaacaacaagtcGTTCAAAGGCCACAATACAGCCGGCTACTCTATCCGGTTAGGTTTCACACCAGATGGAAAAACTTTAATGAGCGGTGACTCTACAGGGTACTGCTACTTTTGGGATTGGAAAACGTGCAAACttgtcaaaaaaatcaaagttgCCAACAATGTGCTTACAAATATTGATGTCCATCCCTTGGAGACAAGCATGGTTGTACTTGCCGGTTACGATGGTGATATCTATATATTGAATTGA
- a CDS encoding uncharacterized protein (PKUD0E00140; similar to Saccharomyces cerevisiae YDR262W; ancestral locus Anc_5.623) — MKLQRAVIASIFALLSGVVIAKNVFNPQFTNEQLQQAQLELEDKEFHFGKREAKNVIDLNAIVTKGQDFEKRESKNVFLASLIVDERSLFKRDAKNVFDFDLVINDANLGKRDGKNVFDINMVLDDDKPFEKRDAFAKNVVNVHLIIDDESSLVKRGIENVINIDLALPEYNEYLKMLKDTANVGFIIGSDEYVSGKVEKVDNTLNISLKHDPKGCHGKKKKLNLESLSEVIDTFKDKMFDPTLEAKDKFVIPEGMEDDSENLRNTVLEPVGGDIATALVTKSELGLFAKYLRDSPSLYRKCETVTTEGEATPKPNARVIIFAPSNDAITQLPKKPWQFPEDIANAKSEDEQDTMIERNIADFVESHFVETEDAMPSLDSKSAAFKTFNNKEIVLRNVDGDFKVKMKDSEIWVNVVDVEILSNGALLTIDHTLV, encoded by the coding sequence ATGAAACTACAAAGAGCAGTTATAGCGTCCATTTTTGCTCTGTTATCTGGCGTTGTCATTGCAAAGAATGTTTTCAACCCACAGTTTACTAATGAACAGTTGCAGCAGGCCCAACTTGAGCTGGAGGATAAGGAGTTCCACTTTGGGAAAAGGGAGGCCAAGAACGTTATCGATTTGAATGCAATAGTTACCAAGGGACaagattttgagaaaagaGAATCCAAGAATGTATTTTTGGCCAGCTTGATTGTCGACGAGAGGAGCTTGTTTAAGAGAGATGCAAAGAATGTTTTCGATTTTGATTTAGTCATTAATGATGCTAACTTGGGTAAAAGAGACGGCAAGAATGTATTTGATATCAACATGGTCCTCGACGATGACAAGCCTTTTGAGAAGAGAGATGCGTTTGCGAAAAATGTTGTCAATGTTCATCTGATTATTGACGATGAGTCTTCGTTGGTGAAAAGGGGAATTGAAAACGTCATCAATATAGACCTTGCATTACCGGAATATAACGAGTACCTCAAGATGCTCAAGGATACAGCGAATGTTGGGTTCATCATTGGTAGCGACGAGTATGTCTCTggaaaagttgaaaaggtTGATAATACTTTGAACATCAGTCTAAAGCATGACCCAAAGGGTTGCCatggaaaaaagaagaagttgaatttggaatcCCTCTCTGAAGTAATTGAcactttcaaagataagATGTTTGATCCGACTTTGGAGGCGAAGGACAAGTTTGTGATTCCAGAAGGCATGGAAGATGATTCAGAAAACTTAAGAAACACGGTTTTGGAACCGGTCGGTGGCGACATTGCCACTGCATTGGTGACCAAGTCGGAGTTGGGTCTATTTGCAAAGTACTTGAGAGATTCTCCATCTCTTTATCGGAAGTGTGAAACAGTTACAACCGAAGGTGAAGCCACCCCCAAGCCAAACGCAAGAGTAATCATCTTTGCCCCAAGCAACGATGCCATCACGCAACTACCGAAGAAGCCATGGCAATTTCCCGAAGATattgcaaatgcaaaatCGGAAGATGAACAGGATACCATGATCGAACGTAATATTGCCGATTTTGTTGAGTCGCATTTTGTCGAAACAGAGGATGCCATGCCTTCATTAGATAGCAAGTCAGCCGCattcaaaacattcaaTAACAAGGAGATTGTGCTCCGTAatgttgatggtgatttcaaagtgaagatgaaggaCTCAGAGATTTGGGTAAacgttgttgatgttgagaTTCTATCGAATGGTGCTCTACTTACAATCGATCACACTTTAGTTTGA
- a CDS encoding uncharacterized protein (PKUD0E00135), which translates to MVSDSCFSYLHMDGHASVLFVESWDTKKLRWDDIDIATEIDQHENLLEQFLSPNEGNEDELGTMGANGPIFNSSYANRMKQKNMKLNWKDVNLEGFQPSLPNEYHDYTILKRPNLDNVDYDEQLDSFLGQGNRNDDSLRILEGLDRPVRAGENLNTEMEMGMEMEMEMEMDIDGNPDLEHSTYPILRNVPTGDLSRSFSQQIHTPVINNRVYFHEFPGGSVRKVSSQQRRQTTDTSNTSNINYHTPRHDNIR; encoded by the coding sequence ATGGTGTCGGATTCGTGTTTCTCTTACCTGCATATGGATGGCCATGCGTCGGTGCTGTTTGTGGAATCCTGGGATACCAAGAAACTACGGTGGGATGATATCGATATTGCGACCGAGATTGACCAACATGAGAACCTCCTTGAGCAATTCCTATCACCGAACGAGGGGAATGAAGATGAGCTGGGTACTATGGGGGCCAATGGTCCCATATTTAACTCGTCGTATGCAAACCGGatgaaacagaaaaatatgaaattgAACTGGAAAGATGTGAATCTTGAAGGTTTCCAACCTTCTCTTCCCAACGAGTACCATGATTATACCATTCTCAAGAGGCCCAATTTGGACAACGTTGATTACGATGAGCAACTGGATAGTTTCCTAGGTCAGGGGAATAGAAATGATGACAGTTTGAGGATCCTAGAAGGCTTGGATCGTCCTGTACGTGCTGGTGAAAACTTAAACACTGAGATGGAAATGGGAATGGagatggaaatggaaatggaaatggacATTGATGGGAACCCCGATCTAGAGCATAGTACCTATCCTATTCTCAGAAATGTCCCTACAGGAGACTTGTCAAGAAGCTTTTCCCAGCAGATCCATACACCTGTAATAAACAACAGAGTTTACTTTCACGAATTTCCTGGGGGGTCTGTCCGTAAGGTATCTTCGCAGCAGAGAAGACAAACTACGGATACCAGCAACACATCCAACATAAACTATCATACACCAAGGCATGATAATATTAGGTAG